One Dietzia sp. JS16-p6b genomic window carries:
- the cofD gene encoding 2-phospho-L-lactate transferase has product MRICVVAGGVGGARFLLGARRLLGLDPAPAGRGTPGREADPHHAAPTHRLDAVVNVGDDAWMHGVRICPDLDTCMYTLGGGIDPDRGWGHAGETWNCRDELAAYGVQPDWFGLGDKDLATHLVRTQMLGAGYRLTDITEALCTRWSPGVRLLPVTDDRCETHVVVPGGPDDEQGSGERAIHFQEWWVRHRAQLPASAFVQIGAEAARPTPETLEAIAEADLVVVAPSNPVVSVGAILAVPGIRAALRSTSAPVVGVSPVIGGAVLRGMADACLTAIGVETSALAVARHFGARSGTGLLDGWLVAPGDGPAGGAGDGEVDGIAVREAPLLMTDPDATAQMVATAIDLAGLEIPVRSGR; this is encoded by the coding sequence GTGAGGATCTGTGTAGTGGCCGGTGGCGTCGGTGGCGCCCGTTTCCTGCTCGGCGCACGTCGCCTTCTCGGACTGGACCCTGCCCCGGCAGGTCGGGGCACGCCGGGACGGGAGGCCGATCCCCACCACGCCGCCCCCACACACCGCCTCGACGCGGTGGTCAACGTCGGGGACGACGCGTGGATGCACGGTGTCCGGATATGCCCCGACCTCGACACCTGCATGTACACCCTCGGCGGGGGCATCGATCCCGATCGCGGGTGGGGTCACGCGGGCGAGACGTGGAACTGCCGCGATGAACTCGCCGCCTACGGCGTCCAGCCCGACTGGTTCGGTCTCGGGGACAAGGACCTGGCCACGCACCTGGTCCGTACGCAGATGCTGGGGGCCGGGTATCGGTTGACCGACATCACCGAGGCGTTGTGCACCCGCTGGTCGCCCGGCGTCCGTCTGCTGCCGGTGACCGACGACCGCTGTGAGACTCACGTCGTGGTCCCCGGCGGCCCCGACGACGAGCAGGGTTCCGGCGAGCGGGCGATCCACTTCCAGGAGTGGTGGGTCCGCCACCGGGCGCAGCTGCCGGCCTCGGCGTTCGTGCAGATCGGCGCCGAGGCGGCCCGGCCCACCCCGGAGACCCTCGAGGCCATCGCGGAAGCCGACCTCGTCGTCGTCGCCCCCTCCAACCCCGTGGTCTCCGTCGGCGCGATTCTCGCCGTCCCCGGGATCCGGGCCGCGCTGCGGTCCACCTCCGCGCCGGTGGTGGGGGTCAGCCCCGTGATCGGGGGCGCGGTGCTGCGCGGGATGGCCGATGCGTGCCTCACCGCGATCGGGGTCGAGACCTCCGCCCTCGCCGTGGCCCGCCACTTCGGGGCCAGGTCCGGTACGGGGTTGCTCGACGGGTGGCTGGTGGCCCCCGGCGACGGACCGGCCGGCGGTGCCGGGGACGGCGAGGTGGACGGTATCGCCGTCCGCGAGGCGCCGCTGCTCATGACCGACCCGGACGCCACCGCTCAGATGGTGGCCACCGCCATCGACCTGGCCGGGCTCGAGATCCCCGTGCGGTCGGGGCGATGA
- a CDS encoding metallopeptidase family protein, translating into MTSRRAARRGHGPRGPILPPEVPRWRSRAAEFDAAALEAFAEIDQHWHSRLVHLDLAVDMVPRMRLKPGETWPEEVVADGLVPLARLVPAGVDRAGQPTRARLVLFRRPLTRRAPGGDDLRDLIYSVLVELVSQHLEISPDDVEAGPGEE; encoded by the coding sequence GTGACCTCCCGGCGTGCCGCGCGACGGGGGCACGGGCCGCGCGGCCCGATCCTGCCCCCGGAGGTCCCCCGGTGGCGCAGCCGTGCCGCCGAGTTCGACGCCGCTGCGCTCGAGGCGTTCGCCGAGATCGACCAGCACTGGCATTCCCGACTGGTGCACCTGGACCTCGCCGTGGACATGGTGCCGCGGATGCGGTTGAAGCCGGGCGAGACGTGGCCCGAAGAAGTGGTGGCGGACGGCCTGGTCCCGCTCGCCCGCCTGGTCCCGGCGGGCGTCGACCGAGCCGGCCAGCCCACGCGGGCCCGGTTGGTCCTGTTCCGCAGACCGCTCACCCGCCGCGCGCCGGGTGGGGACGACCTCCGCGACCTCATCTACTCCGTGCTGGTGGAACTGGTCTCACAGCATCTGGAGATCTCCCCCGACGACGTGGAGGCCGGCCCCGGCGAGGAGTGA
- a CDS encoding WhiB family transcriptional regulator, with translation MTVDRQSRTAAGPELALVDLGTGALFAEDEEESWQERALCSQTDPEAFFPEKGGSTREAKKICTGCEVKAECLEYALANDERFGIWGGLSERERRRIKRDAVM, from the coding sequence ATGACCGTGGATCGACAGTCACGCACCGCAGCGGGACCCGAACTGGCCCTGGTCGACCTCGGAACCGGCGCGCTCTTCGCGGAGGACGAGGAGGAGAGCTGGCAGGAGCGGGCACTGTGTTCGCAGACCGATCCTGAAGCCTTCTTCCCGGAGAAGGGCGGCTCGACCCGCGAGGCCAAGAAGATCTGCACGGGATGCGAGGTCAAGGCAGAGTGCCTGGAGTACGCCCTGGCCAACGACGAGCGATTCGGCATCTGGGGTGGACTGTCGGAGCGCGAACGTCGTCGGATCAAGCGTGACGCCGTGATGTGA